DNA from Kitasatospora acidiphila:
GGACCTCGGCCGTCCCCAGGTGCGGATGCCCACCCGCAGGCTCAGTCGCGAAATCCGGCCCGGATCAGCCCCGACTCATAGGCGATGACCACCAGTTGGGCCCGGTCCCGACTGTTGGTCTTGGCCAGCAGCCGGCTCATGTGCGTCTTCACGGTCGCCGGACCGACCCGCAGCCGGGCGGCGATCTCCGGGTTCGACAGGCCGCGCGCGACCAGCTCCAGGACCTCACGCTCGCGGGCCGTCAGCCCGTCGAGCAGCCGGGCGGCCGCGGCGGCGAGGTCGGGGCGGACCGGGCGCGCGGCCGTGTACTCGGCGATCAGCCGGCGGGTGACGCTGGGTGCGAGCAGCGCCTCGCCGGCCGCCACGGTGCGGATCGCGGTGAGCAGTTCGGGCGGCGGCGTGGTCTTGAGCACGAAGCCGCTGGCACCGGCGGCCAGCGCGCCGAAGACGTGCTCGTCGGTGTCGTAGGTGGTGAGGACCAGCACCCGCGCCGCCGCCGTGCGCGGATCGGCGGAGAGCAGCCGGGTGGCCGCCACACCGTCGGTCCCGGGCATCTGGATGTCCATCAGCACCACGTCCGGGCGCACCCGCGCGACGACCTCCACGGCCTCCCGGCCGTCGCCCGCCTCGCCGGCCACGGTCAGATCCGGCTCCGAGTCGACCAGCAGCCGCAGCCCCGCCCGGATCAGGTCGTGGTCGTCCACGATGACCACCCGGATCCCGCTCAACGGCCCGCCTCCTCGCCCATCCGGCTCCTCGGTACACCTTCGCCCACCACCTTGTCCGCCGGGCCCGCGCCCAGCGGTATGGCCGCCAGCAGCCGGAACCCGCCGCCGCTGAGCGGTCCGGCGGTGAGCGTGCCGTCCAGCGCGGTGACCCGCTCCCGCACGCCGGTCAGCCCACGGCCGAAGGAGAGGCCCGGCGGCAGCGGCGCGGCCCCGGCGGGCCCCGCATCGGTGATCTCCACCTCGGCGCGCTGCGCCCGCACCGACACCCGCACCCGGCAGCGGGTCGGCGCGGCATGCCGGATCACATTGGTCAGCCCCTCCTGCACGATCCGGTGCACGGCCTGGTCCACCCAGGGCGGCAGCACGTCCAGGCCGGCGAACTCGGCGGAGGTCTCGACCCCCACGGCGCGAGCGGTGTCGACCACCCGCAGCAGGCGGGCCCGCAGCGGCTCGTCGGCATCCCCGGGCGAGCTGTCGGTCCGGAGTATGTCGAGCATCTCGCGCATCTCCGCGACGGCCTCCCTGCTCGCGGTCTCGATCAGTCCCAGCGCGTCGAGGGCCCGCGCCGGCTCCTGGTCCGCGAGGTGCCGGCCCACCGACGCGTGCACCAGGATCACCCCGAGCGTCCCCGACACCACGTCGTGCAGCTCCCGGGCCAGCCGCAGCCGCTCCTCGGTCACCGCCCGCCGGGCCGCCTCCGCCACCGCGCGCTCCGCCTGCGCCCGCCGCCCGGCGGCCGCCCGGGCCAGCGCCCAGGAGCCGGCCAGCGCCAGGGCGCCGAGCACCGCGGTGCGGACGGCCGACGCCGCCACCCCGACGCCGCCCGTGGCCGCCGCGAGCACCAGCAGCGCGGCGGCGGGCCCGACCCCCGTACGCAGCACGCCCCGCCGCTCCCGGGGCGCGGCACCGAGCGCCACCGGGTAGAGCGCGAAGGCCGCCGCGAGCAGCGGATCCCGGACCACGCCCAGGCAGCAGGCCACCAGGTTGCCGACCAGCACCACGCAGAAGACGGTTCTGGGCCGGCGCCAGCGCAACGGCAGCGGGGCCACCACGGTCAGCAGCGCGCCGGCGACCAGCCAGGCGCGCAGCGCGGGTTCGACGGCACCGGGGGAGAGGAACACCAGCGCATACCCGAGGGCGACCAGTACCTCCACCGCGGTGGAGCGATACCACGGGGTGTTGCCGCGCGAGCCGTCCATAGGGCAGAAACCTACACCGGGCCCGCTGACCCGGCCGATCGTCGACTACCTGCGGCTGCGGCTCCGCTCGGCGATCCCGGACTGAGCGGCCAACCGACCTTCTGTGTCAGGGATTCATCAGGGCGGGTGAGTCGCGCTTGCCTTCCGATCACCGGCGTACTTGAATCACCGCCATGACCTGCCCGGCCCGCCACCACGACCGTCCGCCGCATCCGCGGACGCCCGCTGGCGTGTCCGCGCTCCGCCGCGCTGCCCACTGACGGCTGCCCGGTTTCTCCTCCAGACTTTGTGCTCTGACGCTAGGTCAGAGCCATGCCTTCATCGAATCTCCTGCTCACCCCGGCACCCGCCGCGCTCCGCTCGCCTTTCGAGCGCGCTCGGTGGCACCCCGGGCGTGCCCGCACACCCTTGGAAGGACCATGTCCGCAGCCCTCGCACACCGCAACGTCCTTGTCACCGGCGCCTCTTCGGGCATCGGCTGGGAGACGGCCCGGCAGTTGGCCGAGCTGGGGGCCACCGTGCTGGTCCATGCCCGGACCGGCGCGGAGGCCGAGAACGCCGTCGAACGGCTGGTCGCACAGGGCGCCGAGCGTGCTCAACTCCGGTCCTATGCGGCCGACTTCACGGCACTGGCTGAGGTCGAGGCGCTGGCCGCGGCGGTCCGCCGGGACTTCTCCCAGCTGCACCTGCTGGTCAACAACGTCGCCGTGATGGCGCCGGAGCGCTGCACCCTGTCGGCCGACGGCGTCGAGATGTCCTTCCAGGTGAACTTCCTGGCCGGCTACCTGCTGGCCGGCCGGCTTCGTGAGCCGCTGGCGGCCGCCGGGGACGCGCGGATCGTCAACGTCTCGTCGTCGCTGCACCGCACCGCGTCGATGAACTGGACCGACCCCAACCGGACCAAGAAGTACTCCCGGGTGGCCGCCTGCGCCCAGTCGCAGCTGGCGCTGTCGATGGCAGCCGGCGCGATGGCCCCGGCGGGCTCGGGCATCACCAGCGTCAGCCTCAACCCGGGGCTCTGCGACACCGCGCTGCTCCCGCTCTACGGCCGGGTGGGGGCGCCCCCGGCGGAGGGCGCGGCGGCCGTGGTCCGCCTGTGCCTGCCCGAGGCGGTGCTGGTCAACGGCGAGTACTACGACGGCGGCGACATCGCGCCGACCGCCGTGGCCGTGCACGAGGAGCGCTCGCAGCGCCGCCTGGTCAAGCTCGCCGACCAACTGGCCCCGAAGGCCGCCTGAGAACCGAGAGGAGACCGAGACGATGTCCAAGCGTGCCCGCAAGAAGAAGGCCCGTCGCAAGAAGAAGGCGAACCACGGCCGCAAGGCCTGCCTTTAGCCACTGAGACCGCCCGGCGCCGCGTGCCACCGGCGCCGGGCGCCAGTGAGTCGTCAAGATCGGCTTCGGGCGCGTGAAGAACGCGTCAGGAGCGGCGGCCGGCCGACCCGGGGCGCCTAAGGTCTTGAACGACGGACCGGCGCCGACTTCGTGGGGGAGTAGCGCACCGGTCAAGGGGGATCGAGCGCAGAGCCCGGCATGGCGGCCGGGCTCTGCGCTCGTCCTTTCGTCCGGCCGTCCTTTCGTCCGCTCGTCCGCTCGTCCGCTCGTCCGCTCGTCCGTTGGTCCGGTCGTCCGGCCGTCCTTTCGGCCCGAGTGCGCGGCCTAGGATGGTCGGCATGAGCAAGGGCGTGCAGGTCTCAGGTGCGAAGCATGTGCAGCAACTGGTCAGCGACGAGCAGTTGGACGTCGCGGCCGGGATCCTGGCACTGCTCTCCGACCGGACCAGGCTGGCCCTGCTGCACCGGCTCGGGCAGGGCGAGGCCGATGTCAGCACGCTCACCGAGGCCAGCAACGCCACCCGCACCTCGGTCAGCCAGCACCTGGGCAAGCTGCGGCTGGCCGGGCTGGTGACCACGCGAAAGGACGGCCGCAGGGTGGTCTACGCCCTGAAGCACGGGCATCTGCGCCGCTTGGTGGACGAGGCGTTGAACGTGGCGGACCACGAGATCGGACGTCTGCCCTCGCACGACTGAGGTCCGGTGGCGTTGGCCCCAAGGGCCCGATTTTCGTCTACATGTGCGCAGGTGCGCACACATTGAGCTATTCTTGTGCTGCTGCCAAGCCGCTCTGCCGCCATGCCGTCGACCCTGCCGAGGTCCGCCATGTTCACGCTCTTCCGCCACCGCGCCTACCGCCGTCTCTTCGCCGCCCAGGTCATCGCGCTGCTGGGCACCGGCCTGGCCACGGTGGCGCTCAGCCTGCTCGCCTACGACCTCGCGGGCGCGCGGGCAGGCTCCGTGCTGGGCACCGCGCTGGCGATCAAGATGATCGCCTTCGTCGCGCTGGCGCCGCTGATCAGCGCCCAGGCGCACCGGCTGCCGCGCCGAGTCCTGCTGGTCGGCGCGGACGTGATCCGGGCCGCCGTGGCCCTCGCGCTGCCCTTCGTCACCCAGGTGTGGCAGGTCTATCTGCTGATCTTCGTGCTCCAGGCCGCCAGCGCCTCCTTCACCCCGGCCTTCCAGTCGGTGATCCCCGAACTGCTGCCCGAGGAACGCGAGTACACCCGCGCGCTCTCCCTCGCCAGCCTGACCTACGACCTGGAGAGCCTGGTCAGCCCGGCGCTGGCCGGCGCACTGCTCACCGTGGTCGGCTACCACCAGCTCTTCTTCGGCACCACGCTCGGCTTCCTCGCCTCCGCCACGCTGGTGGTCTCCGTGGCGCTGCCCTCCCCGGCGCGCACGGTGGTGCCGGGCGGGGTGCTCACCCGGGCCACCCATGGCATGCGGCTGTTCTGGCGGGTGCCGCGGCTGCGCGCGCTGCTGGCGCTCAACCTCGCGGTGGCCTGCGGGGGAGCGGTGGTATTCGTCAACACCGTGGTGTACGTGCGTGACCAACTGCACCGCAGTGCCGCCGATGTGCCGTTCGCACTCGGGGCCTACGGCGCCGGGTCGATGACGGCGGCGCTGCTGCTGCCCCCGGTGCTGGAGCGGCTGCGCGAGCGCACGGTGCTGCTCGGCGGCGGATTCGCGATCACGGCCCTCTTCCTACCACTCGCAGCGCTGACCTGCGGCCCGCCCGGCTCCTGGAAGTGGCCTGCCCTGCTGGCGACTTGGGCCGCCCTGGGGGCCGCCTGCGCCGTGGTCAACGCCCCCGCCGGCCGCCTGATACGCGCTGCCACCGCCCCCGAGCACCGGGCCGACGCCTTCGCCGCCCAGTTCTCCCTCTCCCACAGCTGCTGGCTGCTCTCCTACCCCCTGGCCGGCTGGCTCGGCGCCACCGCAGGCCTGCCCGCCGCCTTGGCGGCCCTGGGCGCACCGGCGCTGCTGGCGGCCGTCACGGCGGCCAGGCTCTGGCCGGCCGGCAGCCGGGTGCGGCCGCCACGGGAGGCCGTCGCGGCACCCGTCGGATGACGGGTTCAGGGTCGGTGTCGCACATGCTCCACCGTCAACCCGCCCTCCCCGCACGACAGTACGTGCCGGATGCCCCGGTCGGCGAGGAGTGCGCGCTGCTCGGCGACCGGGCTGCGCGGGTTCAACGCGAGGTAGCCGCAACCGTACTTGCGCGCGCCCACCGCCCCGGTCATGCGGTGGTGCGGCAACCGCCGCACCACCGCCGGGTCTTCTGATCAGCCGGACATCTGGACGATCTTGACGATCACCAGGATCACCGCGACCAGCAGACAGCCGCGCAGCGTGAGCAGGCCGGCCTTGCGCAGCAGCGAGAACTGCGGCTTCTCCAGCGTCTCCAACGTCGGGGTTCGCCAGGCGAGTTGCTCCTCGCCAAGCCCCCAGGTGGCGAGTTCGTCAAGCATTTCGATGGCCAGAAGCC
Protein-coding regions in this window:
- a CDS encoding ArsR/SmtB family transcription factor translates to MSKGVQVSGAKHVQQLVSDEQLDVAAGILALLSDRTRLALLHRLGQGEADVSTLTEASNATRTSVSQHLGKLRLAGLVTTRKDGRRVVYALKHGHLRRLVDEALNVADHEIGRLPSHD
- a CDS encoding sensor histidine kinase → MDGSRGNTPWYRSTAVEVLVALGYALVFLSPGAVEPALRAWLVAGALLTVVAPLPLRWRRPRTVFCVVLVGNLVACCLGVVRDPLLAAAFALYPVALGAAPRERRGVLRTGVGPAAALLVLAAATGGVGVAASAVRTAVLGALALAGSWALARAAAGRRAQAERAVAEAARRAVTEERLRLARELHDVVSGTLGVILVHASVGRHLADQEPARALDALGLIETASREAVAEMREMLDILRTDSSPGDADEPLRARLLRVVDTARAVGVETSAEFAGLDVLPPWVDQAVHRIVQEGLTNVIRHAAPTRCRVRVSVRAQRAEVEITDAGPAGAAPLPPGLSFGRGLTGVRERVTALDGTLTAGPLSGGGFRLLAAIPLGAGPADKVVGEGVPRSRMGEEAGR
- a CDS encoding response regulator produces the protein MSGIRVVIVDDHDLIRAGLRLLVDSEPDLTVAGEAGDGREAVEVVARVRPDVVLMDIQMPGTDGVAATRLLSADPRTAAARVLVLTTYDTDEHVFGALAAGASGFVLKTTPPPELLTAIRTVAAGEALLAPSVTRRLIAEYTAARPVRPDLAAAAARLLDGLTAREREVLELVARGLSNPEIAARLRVGPATVKTHMSRLLAKTNSRDRAQLVVIAYESGLIRAGFRD
- a CDS encoding MFS transporter — encoded protein: MFTLFRHRAYRRLFAAQVIALLGTGLATVALSLLAYDLAGARAGSVLGTALAIKMIAFVALAPLISAQAHRLPRRVLLVGADVIRAAVALALPFVTQVWQVYLLIFVLQAASASFTPAFQSVIPELLPEEREYTRALSLASLTYDLESLVSPALAGALLTVVGYHQLFFGTTLGFLASATLVVSVALPSPARTVVPGGVLTRATHGMRLFWRVPRLRALLALNLAVACGGAVVFVNTVVYVRDQLHRSAADVPFALGAYGAGSMTAALLLPPVLERLRERTVLLGGGFAITALFLPLAALTCGPPGSWKWPALLATWAALGAACAVVNAPAGRLIRAATAPEHRADAFAAQFSLSHSCWLLSYPLAGWLGATAGLPAALAALGAPALLAAVTAARLWPAGSRVRPPREAVAAPVG
- a CDS encoding SDR family NAD(P)-dependent oxidoreductase; this encodes MSAALAHRNVLVTGASSGIGWETARQLAELGATVLVHARTGAEAENAVERLVAQGAERAQLRSYAADFTALAEVEALAAAVRRDFSQLHLLVNNVAVMAPERCTLSADGVEMSFQVNFLAGYLLAGRLREPLAAAGDARIVNVSSSLHRTASMNWTDPNRTKKYSRVAACAQSQLALSMAAGAMAPAGSGITSVSLNPGLCDTALLPLYGRVGAPPAEGAAAVVRLCLPEAVLVNGEYYDGGDIAPTAVAVHEERSQRRLVKLADQLAPKAA